In the Populus trichocarpa isolate Nisqually-1 chromosome 1, P.trichocarpa_v4.1, whole genome shotgun sequence genome, one interval contains:
- the LOC7461625 gene encoding uncharacterized protein LOC7461625 isoform X1 has translation MLFKWPLFCFRPCSSSSPPTGREIQQEEAAGPTCENVGSIYDDKGGCKDEETNSSASRSRKSFSSFAIERGFLKWVLRSNDKDRGLYREREPVHKGRKDVSDSPKMEREPEAANVVQEAKHVKTVNSKVMAEEKIIRRWNPSKGAGDNEVMEGAASNGKENVKEDNTLYFQEPPSFRIYCVHNVSVDGDSNGGIREPGSGKKKKSKI, from the exons ATGTTGTTCAAGTGGCCTTTGTTTTGTTTCCGTCCATGTTCTAGTTCCTCTCCCCCCACGGGCCGTGAAATACAACAGGAGGAGGCTGCAGGGCCAACATGTGAAAATGTTGGATCCATTTATGATGATAAAGGTGGCTGCAAAGATGAAGAAACCAATTCTTCAGCTAGCCGTAGTCGGAAAAGCTTTTCCAGCTTTGCAATTGAAAGAGGTTTCTTGAAGTGGGTTCTTCGTTCTAATGATAAAGATAGAGGTTTATACAGGGAAAGAGAGCCTGTCCATAAGGGACGAAAAGATGTCTCTGATTCACCAAAAATGGAAAGGGAACCAGAAGCAGCTAATGTTGTTCAAGAAGCAAAACATGTGAAGACGGTCAATTCTAAGGTCATGGCGGAGGAGAAAATCATAAGGCGATGGAACCCTAGTAAGGGGGCTGGAGACAATGAGGTGATGGAGGGGGCTGCTAGCAATGGTAAGGAAAATGTAAAGGAGGACAACACATTATATTTTCAAGAACCTCCTAGTTTCAGGATATACTGTGTTCATAATGTCTCCGTCGATGGTGATAGTAATGGAG GGATCAGAGAGCCAGGCagtggaaagaagaagaaaagtaaaaTCTAG
- the LOC7461625 gene encoding uncharacterized protein LOC7461625 isoform X2, with translation MLFKWPLFCFRPCSSSSPPTGREIQQEEAAGPTCENVGSIYDDKGGCKDEETNSSASRSRKSFSSFAIERGFLKWVLRSNDKDRGLYREREPVHKGRKDVSDSPKMEREPEAANVVQEAKHVKTVNSKVMAEEKIIRRWNPSKGAGDNEVMEGAASNGKENVKEDNTLYFQEPPSFRIYCVHNVSVDGDSNGG, from the exons ATGTTGTTCAAGTGGCCTTTGTTTTGTTTCCGTCCATGTTCTAGTTCCTCTCCCCCCACGGGCCGTGAAATACAACAGGAGGAGGCTGCAGGGCCAACATGTGAAAATGTTGGATCCATTTATGATGATAAAGGTGGCTGCAAAGATGAAGAAACCAATTCTTCAGCTAGCCGTAGTCGGAAAAGCTTTTCCAGCTTTGCAATTGAAAGAGGTTTCTTGAAGTGGGTTCTTCGTTCTAATGATAAAGATAGAGGTTTATACAGGGAAAGAGAGCCTGTCCATAAGGGACGAAAAGATGTCTCTGATTCACCAAAAATGGAAAGGGAACCAGAAGCAGCTAATGTTGTTCAAGAAGCAAAACATGTGAAGACGGTCAATTCTAAGGTCATGGCGGAGGAGAAAATCATAAGGCGATGGAACCCTAGTAAGGGGGCTGGAGACAATGAGGTGATGGAGGGGGCTGCTAGCAATGGTAAGGAAAATGTAAAGGAGGACAACACATTATATTTTCAAGAACCTCCTAGTTTCAGGATATACTGTGTTCATAATGTCTCCGTCGATGGTGATAGTAATGGAG GGTGA
- the LOC7495811 gene encoding uncharacterized protein LOC7495811: MVGAGAFWGTRVMEIVKKHDSGGLVWKRIKLTTTRKANAKKRLLRVWQNEAVLKACSQSQPSKMSAAGASGVDEKEGLNTAS, encoded by the exons ATGGTAGGGGCGGGGGCATTTTGGGGGACAAGAGTGATGGAGATAGTGAAGAAGCATGACTCTGGTGGTCTCGTTTGGAAACGAATTAAACTCACCACCACTCGTAAGGCCAACGCCAAGAAACGCCTCCTTAGGGTTTGGCAG AATGAAGCTGTCCTGAAGGCATGTTCTCAATCGCAACCTTCCAAAATGTCTGCAGCTGGTGCTTCTGGAGTTGACGAAAAAGAGGGCCTCAACACTGCAAGCTGA
- the LOC7495810 gene encoding NAC domain-containing protein 83: protein MERPNFVENGGLRLPIGYRFHPTDEELVVHYLKRKVLGLPLPAAVIPEFDVFQTDPWSLPGNLKEKRYFFSQKKLNDFGTKCKRSAGYIPSGYWKPVGKGKQIVASGSNQAVGIRKTLVFRERNHSSKTRTQWVMHEYCLVGLPTDPKTTQMKVGDWVANSIFHRKRKPKNHVVMISNPSNINKRQNVEIISPSFMDFMMEQSSDEAGAPSQCSSGVTEVSSNEFDQEEISSFISLFTYPCKRKRT from the exons ATGGAAAGGCCAAACTTTGTTGAGAATGGAGGGCTCAGATTGCCTATTGGATATAGGTTTCATCCAACGGATGAAGAGCTTGTTGTTCATTACCTGAAGCGAAAGGTCCTTGGTCTTCCATTGCCAGCTGCTGTCATTCCTGAGTTTGATGTATTCCAAACTGATCCTTGGAGCTTGCCAG GTAATTTGAAGGAAAAGAGGTACTTCTTTAGCCAAAAGAAGTTGAATGACTTTGGAACAAAATGCAAGAGATCCGCTGGTTATATACCTTCTGGTTACTGGAAACCCGTTGGGAAAGGCAAGCAAATTGTAGCTTCTGGTAGCAACCAAGCAGTTGGAATAAGGAAAACGCTGGTTTTCAGAGAAAGAAATCATTCTAGTAAGACTAGAACTCAATGGGTGATGCATGAATATTGCCTTGTAGGCTTGCCAACAGACCCCAAAACCACCCAG ATGAAAGTGGGAGATTGGGTTGCTAACAGTATATTTCACAGGAAGAGGAAACCTAAAAACCATGTGGTCATGATTTCCAACCCTTCAAACATTAACAAGAGGCAAAATGTCGAGATTATTAGTCCTAGTTTCATGGATTTTATGATGGAACAAAGCTCTGATGAAGCTGGTGCTCCTTCACAATGTTCAAGTGGAGTCACCGAGGTGTCTTCTAATGAGTTTGATCAGGAAGAAATCAGTTCCTTCATTAGCCTGTTTACTTATCCTTGTAAGAGGAAGAGGACTTGA
- the LOC7495809 gene encoding glycerophosphodiester phosphodiesterase GDPD1, chloroplastic has translation MALKAVHVSDVPNLDHVPENASLSLCSTRFSKGVELNREAAFKTPKFLVFGHRGNGMNILQSTDRRMKAIKENSIMSFNSAAKHPIDFIEFDVQVTKDDCPVIFHDDFILSVDNGIIFEKRVTELSLSEFLCYGPQKEAGKSGKSLVRKTKDGKIVEWNVEKDDSLCTLQDAFQQVEPSLGFNIELKFDNHIVYQQDYLIRVLQAILQVVFEHGKDRPIIFSSFQPDAALLVRKLQSTYPVYFLTDGGVEIFYDVRRNSLEEAIKVCLEGGLQGIVSEVKAVFRNPGAVSKIKDAKLSLITYGKLNNVSEAVYIQHLMGIDGVIVDLVQEITEAVSDLIRPSKVEEAESSAEGHDEMEEKSKPKFSQRELSFLLKLIPELIQH, from the exons ATGGCTCTTAAAGCTGTTCATGTCTCTGATGTTCCTAATCTTGACCACGTCCCTGAGAatgcctctctttctctctgctCAACTCGTTTCTCCAAAG gagtTGAATTGAATAGAGAAGCTGCGTTCAAGACACCAAAGTTTTTGGTGTTTGGGCATAGAGGGAATGGAATGAATATCTTGCAATCAACAGATCGTAGGATGAAAGCTATTAAAGAGAACTCCATTATGTCTTTTAATAGTGCTGCTAAACACCCCATTGATTTCATCGAATTCGATGTTCAG GTCACAAAAGATGATTGTCCAGTCATTTTCCATGACGACTTCATCCTCTCTGTAGATAAT GGCATCATTTTCGAGAAGAGAGTGACAGAACTTTCCCTGTCTGAATTCCTATGCTATGGACCCCAAAAAGAAGCAGGAAAATCAGGCAAATCTTTGGTTAGGAAAACAAAAGATGGGAAAATAGTAGAGTGGAATGTAGAGAAAGATGACTCATTGTGCACTCTGCAAGATGCGTTTCAACAAGTGGAGCCTTCACTTGGctttaacattgaattaaaATTCGATAATCACATTGTCTACCAGCAAGATTATCTCATTCGTGTTCTTCAAGCCATCTTGCAG GTGGTATTTGAGCATGGTAAGGATAGGCCTATTATTTTCTCATCATTCCAACCTGATGCAGCATTGCTTGTCAGAAAACTGCAGAGCACCTACCCT GTTTACTTCTTGACAGATGGGGGTGTTGAGATTTTCTATGATGTAAGGAGAAATTCCTTAGAGGAGGCTATAAAGGTGTGCTTGGAGGGTGGTTTGCAAGGGATTGTATCTGAGGTCAAAGCGGTTTTTAGGAACCCTGGGGCAGTATCCAAGATCAAGGATGCCAAGCTTTCACTTATAACTTACGGAAAATTGAA taATGTATCAGAAGCTGTTTACATACAACATTTAATGGGTATCGATGGAGTGATAGTTGATCTGGTTCAAGAGATCACTGAGGCGGTATCTGATCTGATAAGGCCATCAAAGGTGGAAGAAGCAGAGAGTTCAGCAGAAGGGCATGATGAGATGGAGGAGAAATCAAAGCCCAAATTCTCACAGAGGGAGCTTTCATTTCTTTTGAAGCTCATTCCAGAATTGATACAGCATTAA
- the LOC7495808 gene encoding double-stranded RNA-binding protein 3, which produces MFKNQLQELAQRSCFNLPSYACIREGPDHAPRFKASVNFNGEIFESPSYCTTLRQAEHAAAEVALNVLSLRGPARSLTARVLDETGIYKNLLQETAHRAGLNLPVYTTVRSGPGHVPVFTCTVELAGMNFTGEPAKTKKQAEKNAAIAAWSALKRFPNLDSLSSKEVDTREEQDQAVVARVLSNFRSKDEGRYARKRDHNQARRRMVRGHKDSSGASSSSTSNNFLLYPHRRLLDLILDSTLDGSTQMQKSSFMSLLPPPPPRTSSKILPPPSHIDNPSLYSSNRPIPIQVKGKSQVHVPLEEHLKDEEEWLGTKPDVIKKHIEKESASNSSSSNLYGSSSLYRPFPFSNTGKPVTSLPDNTSQHESTHISSRIFGSTNPSPMASISIKTPSSTHVPRPMFTGGFNPHRIAPAVQIRSVIPVCAAPPSPSRPPQSSSATGAPSHSTFKGVAEVSMLNKTESNPQPSSTEFKNKLQLL; this is translated from the exons ATGTTTAAGAACCAACTGCAAGAACTTGCACAAAGAAGTTGTTTCAACCTCCCTTCTTATGCTTGCATTAGAGAAGGACCTGATCATGCACCAAGATTCAAAGCTTCTGTGAACTTTAATGGTGAGATCTTTGAAAGTCCAAGTTACTGCACTACATTGAGACAGGCGGAGCATGCGGCTGCTGAAGTTGCCCTTAATGTTTTGTCTTTAAGGGGTCCTGCAAGGTCTCTAACAGCAAGAGTTCTT GATGAGACTGGAATTTACAAGAACCTACTTCAAGAAACTGCCCATAGAGCTGGGCTTAACCTCCCTGTATATACCACTGTAAGATCAGGTCCTGGTCATGTCCCAGTTTTCACTTGTACCGTGGAGCTTGCTGGTATGAATTTCACGGGTGAGCCAGCAAAGACTAAGAAACAAGCTGAGAAGAATGCAGCTATTGCAGCCTGGTCCGCTTTGAAAAGAT TTCCAAACTTGGACTCTTTGAGTAGCAAAGAAGTAGACACTCGTGAAGAACAAGATCAAGCAGTTGTGGCAAGGGTACTGTCAAATTTCAGATCCAAAGATGAAGGTAGATATGCAAGAAAGAGGGATCATAATCAAGCAAGAAGAAGAATGGTTAGAGGGCACAAAGACAGTAGCGGTGCATCATCTTCCTCCACCTCAAATAACTTTCTACTGTATCCACATCGGAGGCTCCTGGATCTTATATTGGATTCTACCTTAGATGGTTCAACACAAATGCAGAAGTCCTCCTTTATGTCTCTCCTTCCTCCACCCCCACCCAGAACAAGTTCAAAGATTTTGCCACCGCCCTCACATATAGACAATCCATCTCTATACTCATCGAACAGGCCTATTCCAATACAAGTTAAGGGAAAATCACAAGTTCATGTCCCACTTGAAGAGCATTTAAAGGATGAAGAAGAATGGTTAGGTACTAAACCAGATGTCATCAAGAAACACATTGAAAAGGAGAGTGCCAGCAATTCAAGTTCAAGTAATCTTTACGGATCAAGTTCATTATACAGGCCATTTCCTTTCTCCAATACTGGGAAGCCAGTCACTTCCTTGCCTGATAACACTAGCCAGCACGAATCAACCCACATTAGTAGCAGAATTTTTGGGTCTACAAATCCATCTCCAATGGCATCCATTTCCATCAAGACACCCTCAAGTACCCATGTTCCAAGGCCTATGTTCACTGGAGGGTTTAACCCTCACAGGATTGCACCAGCTGTTCAAATAAGGTCAGTGATCCCAGTTTGTGCAGCACCACCATCACCAAGCAGACCCCCACAATCATCATCAGCTACAGGTGCTCCTTCCCATTCTACCTTCAAAGGAGTAGCTGAGGTATCAATGCTCAACAAGACAGAGTCAAATCCTCAACCGAGTTCTACCGAATTCAAAAACAAGCTACAATTATTATGA